In Deferribacter desulfuricans SSM1, the following are encoded in one genomic region:
- a CDS encoding ABC transporter permease, with product MKHARLGFYIFLIPVVLWLFLLIVIPHIDLLIMSLKSENDLGELVWSLQNYKNFFVEPVYWFTFVRTAVYSIIVTIITAIIALPVSFYITKVVNPRYSNFLSILLLMPFWVSELVRVYGWMILLRESGVINHFLLKLGILDKPIEFLYNDVSMIMVLVYTSMLFMVVPLISVMESLDDHLIEAAYDLGASTKDIVFKIILPHAKPGLTSGSIVVFMLTLGNYLTPNLIGGKNSLWFTEQIYTQFIASFNWNQGAAFGFLLLLLSSFIIWLGLKITKQNLSKVVQ from the coding sequence ATGAAACATGCTAGATTGGGTTTTTATATTTTTTTGATACCTGTTGTTTTATGGTTATTTTTATTGATAGTTATACCACATATAGATTTGCTTATTATGTCTTTAAAATCTGAAAATGATTTAGGTGAGCTTGTTTGGAGTCTACAAAACTATAAAAACTTTTTTGTAGAGCCTGTTTATTGGTTTACTTTTGTTAGGACTGCGGTTTATTCAATTATTGTTACAATAATTACAGCAATTATTGCTTTGCCTGTATCTTTTTATATCACTAAAGTTGTTAATCCTCGTTATAGTAATTTTTTGTCTATTTTATTGTTAATGCCTTTTTGGGTGAGCGAGTTAGTTAGAGTTTATGGTTGGATGATTTTGCTTAGAGAAAGTGGAGTGATAAATCACTTTTTATTAAAGCTTGGGATACTGGATAAACCTATAGAGTTTTTATACAATGATGTTTCTATGATTATGGTGCTTGTTTATACATCTATGCTGTTTATGGTTGTACCTTTGATATCAGTTATGGAGAGCCTTGATGATCATTTAATAGAAGCTGCATACGATTTAGGTGCATCCACTAAAGATATAGTTTTTAAAATTATTTTACCACATGCAAAACCAGGACTTACTTCGGGTTCCATTGTAGTTTTTATGCTTACACTTGGGAATTACTTAACACCTAATTTAATTGGTGGCAAAAACTCTCTCTGGTTTACAGAGCAGATATACACGCAATTTATTGCAAGTTTTAACTGGAATCAGGGTGCTGCATTTGGATTCTTGTTGTTACTGCTTTCTTCATTTATAATTTGGCTTGGGCTTAAAATAACTAAACAAAATTTAAGCAAGGTGGTACAATGA
- a CDS encoding ABC transporter ATP-binding protein — translation MQFDLEVRNVVKKFGDFKAVKGVSFQVEQGKFFSILGPSGCGKTTLLRMIAGFIEPTEGEIYIRGNLVNGIPPNKRPVNLVFQNLALFPMMNVEENIAFGLKRRKVPNSEIKKRVKDILERVGLPGFEKKSINQLSGGQKQRIAIARCLVLEPSVLLLDEPLGALDLKLREQMKVELKKLQTEVGTTFVYITHDQSEALVMSDYVAVMNAGRFEQVDTPQNLYHHPQTSFVASFVGDNNSWDADLLSQEDNFAFVKTNEGFEFKVKILNKLSKKDCEFFVRPEAFIIKPDKKLEGLNRVNVRVKTILFDGANSRLLTVIENSGKEIIVALPQNKQFDYIRPGDVIEVGWFPDNCVAFEKRDD, via the coding sequence ATGCAGTTTGATTTAGAAGTGCGTAATGTGGTAAAAAAATTTGGTGATTTCAAGGCTGTAAAAGGTGTATCTTTTCAGGTAGAGCAGGGTAAATTTTTTTCTATTTTAGGCCCTTCAGGGTGTGGTAAAACAACTTTGCTTAGGATGATTGCAGGTTTTATTGAGCCAACAGAAGGGGAAATCTATATCCGAGGAAATCTGGTAAATGGAATTCCACCAAACAAAAGGCCTGTGAACCTCGTTTTTCAAAATCTTGCTCTTTTCCCAATGATGAATGTGGAAGAAAATATTGCATTTGGTTTAAAAAGAAGAAAAGTCCCAAATAGTGAGATTAAAAAAAGGGTAAAAGATATTTTGGAAAGAGTAGGTTTGCCTGGATTTGAGAAAAAATCTATAAATCAGTTATCTGGTGGTCAAAAACAGAGGATTGCAATTGCCAGGTGTCTTGTGCTTGAGCCTTCCGTTTTATTGTTGGATGAGCCTTTGGGTGCTCTTGATTTGAAACTTAGAGAGCAAATGAAAGTGGAGCTGAAAAAGCTTCAGACTGAAGTTGGAACAACTTTTGTTTATATAACCCATGATCAGTCCGAAGCACTAGTTATGTCTGATTACGTGGCTGTGATGAATGCTGGAAGGTTTGAGCAGGTAGATACTCCACAAAACTTGTATCATCATCCTCAGACATCATTTGTAGCAAGCTTTGTGGGTGATAACAACAGTTGGGATGCTGATTTATTATCACAAGAAGATAATTTTGCATTTGTTAAAACAAATGAAGGGTTTGAGTTTAAAGTAAAAATTTTGAATAAATTATCAAAAAAAGATTGTGAATTTTTTGTTAGGCCTGAAGCCTTCATTATAAAGCCAGATAAAAAGTTAGAAGGTTTAAACAGAGTTAATGTGAGAGTTAAAACTATCCTTTTTGATGGTGCAAACAGTAGGTTGTTAACGGTAATTGAAAATAGTGGTAAGGAGATAATTGTTGCTCTTCCTCAAAACAAACAATTTGATTACATTAGACCTGGTGATGTAATTGAGGTTGGTTGGTTTCCTGACAACTGTGTTGCTTTTGAAAAGAGGGATGACTAA
- a CDS encoding ABC transporter permease: protein MIRSLPKSKKYTISFKIYIALFYIFLFAPLVITCILAFNNSDFPSLPWKGFTLDWFFANDGHRVGLFHDVNNLRSIWVSIKTAFIVSILSLIVGTMGAFLFEQEEFKFKQALYFLTLAPLVIPGVILGISILLASNSVGLFLEEKLGIEAPIFAPGFWLVVLGQFSFITTFVVLVVSARLKKFDRTLEEAALNLGANRFEVIWHITLRYLKPALIGAGSVAFLMSFENFNTTLFLVGSEPTLPINLYLQVRDGSTPVINAISFLMIVFTSTLALINLYFSKKKDD, encoded by the coding sequence ATGATAAGGAGTCTTCCAAAGAGTAAAAAATATACAATCTCTTTTAAAATATATATTGCATTATTTTATATTTTTCTTTTTGCACCACTTGTAATAACTTGTATACTTGCCTTTAATAATTCAGATTTTCCAAGTCTGCCATGGAAAGGGTTTACACTTGATTGGTTTTTTGCAAATGATGGTCACAGAGTAGGGCTTTTCCATGATGTAAATAATTTAAGAAGTATTTGGGTTAGTATAAAGACTGCTTTTATTGTTTCAATACTATCTTTAATTGTGGGGACTATGGGGGCATTTTTATTTGAGCAGGAAGAGTTTAAATTTAAACAAGCACTATATTTTTTAACACTTGCGCCACTTGTAATCCCTGGAGTTATCCTTGGTATTTCAATACTTCTTGCAAGTAATAGTGTGGGACTGTTTTTGGAAGAAAAATTGGGGATTGAGGCTCCCATTTTTGCACCAGGATTTTGGCTTGTTGTGCTGGGACAGTTTTCATTTATTACAACATTTGTAGTTTTGGTTGTATCAGCAAGATTGAAAAAGTTTGATAGAACATTAGAAGAGGCTGCATTAAATCTTGGGGCTAATAGGTTTGAGGTGATATGGCATATAACTTTGAGATATTTAAAGCCTGCGTTAATTGGAGCTGGTTCTGTTGCATTTTTAATGAGTTTTGAAAACTTTAATACAACCTTATTTCTTGTAGGTTCTGAGCCAACACTTCCTATAAATCTTTATTTACAGGTAAGAGATGGTAGTACACCTGTAATAAATGCCATTTCATTTTTGATGATTGTATTTACTTCTACGTTGGCCCTGATCAACCTTTATTTTAGCAAAAAGAAAGATGATTAG
- a CDS encoding glycerophosphodiester phosphodiesterase, with translation MKIIAHRGASFYAPENTKAAFNLAVQFGVDGLEMDVHLTKDNQIVVIHDESTGRTGVKNFRIKRSKYSTLKKIDVGSWFDQKYKGEKIPLLENIIDSVPDYLDLYIEIKCGTEILNAISLLIDKYNNRVDRFIFFSFNYEVVENLKKLFPNIKVLWIVEYGYNVPNHPKMYKDVYKKIESANLDGISTLADLTHCIRMAKEIKKHNWMWNVWTVDNPHLAKQFMNLGVTSLSTNRPDWIINHLNA, from the coding sequence ATGAAAATTATAGCTCATAGAGGTGCTTCATTTTACGCTCCTGAAAATACAAAAGCAGCTTTTAATCTTGCAGTACAGTTTGGTGTTGATGGTCTTGAAATGGACGTTCATCTCACCAAAGACAATCAAATTGTGGTTATACATGATGAATCCACAGGACGAACTGGCGTCAAAAACTTTAGAATAAAAAGAAGCAAATATTCCACCTTGAAAAAAATTGATGTGGGAAGCTGGTTTGATCAAAAATATAAAGGTGAAAAAATCCCTCTTTTAGAAAATATCATCGATTCTGTCCCAGACTATCTCGATTTATATATCGAAATAAAGTGTGGAACAGAAATACTAAACGCTATCTCTTTGTTGATAGATAAATATAACAATAGAGTCGATAGATTTATATTTTTTAGTTTCAATTATGAAGTCGTTGAAAACCTTAAAAAACTCTTTCCAAATATCAAAGTACTTTGGATAGTTGAATACGGATACAATGTACCAAACCACCCCAAAATGTACAAAGATGTTTACAAAAAAATAGAATCTGCAAATTTAGACGGGATTTCCACTTTAGCTGACTTAACGCATTGTATTAGGATGGCCAAAGAAATAAAAAAGCACAACTGGATGTGGAACGTATGGACAGTGGATAACCCTCATCTTGCTAAGCAGTTTATGAACTTAGGTGTCACTTCCTTATCCACCAATAGACCAGACTGGATAATCAATCACCTCAACGCCTAA